A window of the Phycicoccus sp. M110.8 genome harbors these coding sequences:
- a CDS encoding DUF885 domain-containing protein, whose protein sequence is MTDATSGTTGAGSATSGGEAVRQLAEDFDAWQMTTNPTWAHMIGDYRHAGRYEDASRAAEDEQVAAAREFAQRARAIPDEGLELQDRITRDMVGFDADSQADVAATRMAELSANPVFGIQSDLQVTVPMLALPTVEVAEAMVDKYRGIGRHLHDLAQRHREGVADGRTPAAFAVEGVVEQVDQWLALPLEDDPLLVTATAPEGLDTDAWRAALREAVEQDVRPGLARYRDVLRDEVAPHARDDEHVGLVHLPDGPATYATLLAHHTTTSLSAQEIHDIGLAQIEALDEEYRQLGGEVFGLEDPAAVRERLRADPDGRHTSSEDIVAASEAAFAKAREAMPQWFDRLPQADCVVQATEHGAAAYYYPPADDGSRPGTFFVNTSPPSRWGRHEIEALAYHEGIPGHHLQLAIAVELTDLPDYRRHVVFNAYAEGWGLYTERLSDEMGLYSGPLERLGMLTMDSMRACRLVVDTGMHALGWSRQQAVDYMAGHCAMALEGVRAEIDRYATYPAQACSYMVGRLELLRIRREAQQRQGDAFDIRQFHNAVLDSGSLPLAVLDTVVQIRLP, encoded by the coding sequence ATGACTGACGCGACGAGTGGGACGACCGGGGCGGGGAGCGCGACCAGCGGGGGCGAGGCGGTCCGGCAGCTGGCCGAGGACTTCGACGCCTGGCAGATGACCACGAACCCGACGTGGGCCCACATGATCGGCGACTACCGCCACGCGGGGCGGTACGAGGACGCGAGCCGGGCCGCGGAGGACGAGCAGGTGGCGGCAGCGCGCGAGTTCGCCCAGCGGGCGCGGGCCATCCCCGACGAGGGCCTGGAGCTGCAGGACCGCATCACCCGCGACATGGTCGGCTTCGACGCCGACAGCCAGGCCGACGTCGCCGCCACGCGCATGGCCGAGCTCAGCGCGAACCCGGTCTTCGGCATCCAGTCCGACCTGCAGGTGACGGTGCCGATGCTCGCCCTGCCGACGGTCGAGGTGGCCGAGGCGATGGTCGACAAGTACCGCGGCATCGGCCGGCACCTGCACGACCTGGCGCAGCGGCACCGCGAGGGCGTCGCCGACGGACGCACGCCCGCGGCATTCGCCGTCGAGGGCGTCGTCGAGCAGGTCGACCAGTGGCTGGCCCTCCCGCTCGAGGACGACCCGCTGCTCGTGACGGCCACGGCGCCGGAGGGGCTCGACACCGACGCGTGGCGGGCCGCGCTGCGCGAGGCGGTCGAGCAGGACGTGCGCCCCGGCCTGGCCCGGTACCGCGACGTGCTGCGCGACGAGGTGGCGCCACACGCCCGCGACGACGAGCACGTCGGCCTCGTGCACCTCCCCGACGGGCCCGCCACGTACGCCACGCTCCTGGCGCACCACACGACGACGTCCCTGTCCGCGCAGGAGATCCACGACATCGGCCTGGCCCAGATCGAGGCGCTCGACGAGGAGTACCGGCAGCTCGGCGGCGAGGTCTTCGGCCTCGAGGACCCGGCCGCGGTCCGCGAGCGCCTGCGCGCCGACCCCGACGGCCGCCACACGAGCAGCGAGGACATCGTCGCGGCGTCCGAGGCCGCGTTCGCCAAGGCCCGCGAGGCGATGCCGCAGTGGTTCGACCGGTTGCCGCAGGCCGACTGCGTCGTCCAGGCGACCGAGCACGGCGCAGCGGCGTACTACTACCCACCGGCCGACGACGGCTCGCGGCCCGGCACGTTCTTCGTCAACACCTCGCCGCCCTCCCGCTGGGGCCGGCACGAGATCGAGGCGCTGGCGTACCACGAGGGCATTCCGGGCCACCACCTCCAGCTCGCCATCGCGGTCGAGCTCACCGACCTGCCGGACTACCGGCGGCACGTCGTGTTCAACGCCTACGCCGAGGGCTGGGGCCTGTACACCGAGCGGCTGTCCGACGAGATGGGCCTGTACTCGGGGCCGCTCGAACGGCTCGGCATGCTCACGATGGACTCGATGCGGGCCTGCCGGCTGGTGGTCGACACCGGCATGCACGCGCTCGGCTGGAGCCGCCAGCAGGCCGTCGACTACATGGCCGGGCACTGCGCGATGGCGCTCGAGGGCGTCCGCGCGGAGATCGACCGGTACGCCACCTACCCGGCGCAGGCGTGCAGCTACATGGTCGGCCGGCTGGAGCTGCTGCGGATCCGGCGCGAGGCGCAGCAGCGCCAGGGCGACGCCTTCGACATCCGGCAGTTCCACAACGCCGTGCTCGACTCCGGGTCGCTGCCCCTGGCCGTCCTCGACACCGTGGTGCAGATCCGCCTGCCCTGA
- a CDS encoding TetR-like C-terminal domain-containing protein encodes MPRAGLTAERLTLAAAELADAEGLEAVTAAAVARGFGVRTASIYAHVGGTPDLRRRVSLLALDETADLLADALAGRSGRDALGALGDTYRRYASSHPGRWAAMQTLLDAATAADSAGPRHADLLRAVLRGYDLSGDAQTHAVRLVGSVVHGFVDLELGGGFDHSTPAATSSWTAILDAVHHTLQTWTVHDPIGDQQ; translated from the coding sequence ATGCCACGCGCCGGACTCACCGCCGAGCGGCTCACCCTCGCGGCGGCCGAGCTCGCCGACGCCGAGGGGCTCGAGGCGGTGACCGCCGCTGCGGTCGCCCGCGGCTTCGGGGTGCGGACCGCCAGCATCTACGCGCACGTCGGTGGCACCCCCGACCTGCGGCGCCGGGTCTCGCTGCTCGCGCTCGACGAGACCGCCGACCTGCTCGCCGACGCGCTGGCCGGGCGCTCGGGCCGCGACGCCCTCGGTGCCCTGGGCGACACCTACCGCCGGTATGCCAGCAGCCACCCCGGTCGCTGGGCCGCGATGCAGACACTGCTGGATGCCGCGACCGCCGCCGACAGCGCCGGGCCCCGCCACGCGGACCTGCTGCGCGCGGTGCTGCGCGGCTACGACCTCAGCGGGGACGCGCAGACCCACGCGGTCCGCCTGGTCGGCAGCGTCGTCCACGGGTTCGTCGACCTCGAGCTCGGCGGCGGGTTCGACCACAGCACGCCCGCGGCCACGAGCAGCTGGACCGCGATCCTCGACGCCGTGCACCACACCCTGCAGACCTGGACCGTCCACGACCCCATCGGAGACCAGCAGTGA
- a CDS encoding SGNH/GDSL hydrolase family protein, which produces MIHTPLTTDLVVGVAELEQTERATRLHRLPAAARLRAGGDPQILMAQAQPAGARLAFRTAADRVELDVLPTKRVYPGAPPRPDGRYDVVVDGEVTDGLAAAGGDELVIDLATGVAELHEGAPTTLAIALPPGEHEVEVWLPHNEETALVALRSDAPLLALPRTRRRWVHHGSSISQGSNATRPTGTWPVVAARAADVDLVNLGLGGSALLDPFVATTMRDTPADLVSLAVGINLVNGDMMRRRALGPALHGYLDTIREGHPTAPLLLVSPLYCPIHEQTPGPAAFDPASFGTGQLRFVATGDPAEVAAGRLTLEVVREVLAEVVAARAAEDGALYLLDGLTLYGPADEARLPLPDDLHPDAETQQLVGERFAAAVFGAGGPFAA; this is translated from the coding sequence GTGATCCACACCCCCCTGACCACGGACCTCGTCGTCGGCGTCGCCGAGCTCGAGCAGACCGAGCGGGCGACCCGGCTCCACCGGCTCCCGGCGGCGGCTCGCCTCCGCGCCGGCGGCGACCCCCAGATCCTCATGGCCCAGGCCCAGCCCGCGGGTGCGCGGCTCGCGTTCCGCACCGCCGCCGACCGGGTCGAGCTCGACGTGCTGCCGACCAAGCGGGTCTACCCGGGTGCGCCGCCCCGCCCGGACGGGCGCTACGACGTCGTCGTCGACGGCGAGGTCACCGACGGGCTCGCGGCGGCAGGCGGCGACGAGCTCGTCATCGACCTCGCGACCGGTGTCGCCGAGCTGCACGAGGGCGCGCCCACGACCCTGGCCATCGCCCTGCCGCCGGGCGAGCACGAGGTCGAGGTGTGGCTGCCGCACAACGAGGAGACGGCCCTCGTCGCCCTGCGCAGCGACGCTCCGCTGCTTGCGCTCCCGCGCACACGTCGCCGGTGGGTGCACCACGGCAGCTCGATCAGCCAGGGCTCCAACGCGACCCGCCCGACGGGCACCTGGCCGGTGGTCGCCGCGCGCGCGGCCGACGTCGACCTCGTCAACCTCGGGCTCGGCGGAAGCGCACTGCTCGACCCCTTCGTGGCGACGACCATGCGCGACACCCCGGCCGACCTCGTCAGCCTCGCGGTGGGCATCAACCTCGTCAACGGGGACATGATGCGTCGCCGCGCCCTCGGCCCTGCCCTCCACGGGTACCTCGATACCATCCGCGAGGGCCACCCGACGGCGCCGCTGCTCCTCGTCTCACCGCTGTACTGCCCCATCCACGAGCAGACGCCGGGACCGGCCGCGTTCGACCCCGCGTCCTTCGGCACCGGGCAGCTGCGCTTCGTGGCCACCGGCGACCCGGCCGAGGTCGCAGCGGGTCGGCTCACCCTCGAGGTCGTGCGCGAGGTGCTCGCGGAGGTCGTGGCCGCGCGGGCGGCCGAGGACGGCGCGCTGTATCTCCTCGACGGGCTCACGCTCTACGGGCCAGCCGACGAGGCGCGCCTGCCGCTGCCCGACGACCTGCACCCCGACGCCGAGACCCAGCAGCTGGTGGGCGAGCGGTTCGCCGCCGCGGTCTTCGGCGCGGGCGGGCCGTTCGCGGCCTGA
- a CDS encoding nitroreductase family deazaflavin-dependent oxidoreductase: protein MGLWADLDLPPVRTSRARRALQAVAASTAGARVASRVAAPLDTAVRRVTRGRTATEVLAGLPTVVLTTRGARTGRERHSHLLAVPCGEDVAVIGSNFGGERTPGWVHNLRAGATAAVGYRERSVAVTARALDGEEAEQVWTTAGALYAGYPAYRQRAAHRTITVWLLQPAPPG from the coding sequence ATGGGACTGTGGGCGGACCTCGACCTTCCGCCGGTCCGCACGAGCCGGGCGCGACGGGCCCTGCAGGCCGTGGCGGCCAGCACAGCAGGCGCCCGCGTCGCGAGCCGGGTCGCGGCCCCGCTCGACACCGCCGTGCGCCGGGTGACGAGGGGGCGCACGGCCACCGAGGTCCTTGCCGGGTTGCCGACCGTCGTGCTCACCACGCGGGGCGCCCGCACCGGCCGGGAGCGCCACAGCCACCTCCTCGCCGTCCCGTGCGGGGAGGACGTCGCGGTCATCGGGTCGAACTTCGGCGGGGAGCGCACGCCGGGCTGGGTGCACAACCTGCGGGCCGGTGCGACCGCCGCGGTCGGCTACCGCGAGCGGTCGGTCGCCGTCACGGCCCGGGCGCTCGACGGCGAGGAGGCCGAGCAGGTCTGGACCACGGCCGGCGCGCTCTACGCCGGCTACCCGGCATACCGGCAGCGGGCGGCGCACCGCACGATCACGGTCTGGCTCCTCCAGCCCGCCCCGCCCGGCTGA
- a CDS encoding bacterial proteasome activator family protein, producing MSEQPRPEGQTSPDAEGDRDPHRVVVVTQDGMGVSHHEESGDGPTNPADLVEQPAKVMRIGSMIKQLLEEVRNAPLDEAGRARLAEIHRRSIKELEDGLAPELIEELERIALPFKEDEAPTDAELRIAQAQLVGWLEGLFHGIQTALFAQQMAAQQQLAQMRRALPPGQGPMEGAPGMPGGPGLAPGGPEHRESGPTGQYL from the coding sequence ATGAGCGAGCAGCCGCGACCGGAAGGCCAGACCAGCCCCGACGCCGAGGGCGACCGCGACCCGCACCGGGTGGTCGTCGTGACCCAGGACGGCATGGGCGTCTCCCACCACGAGGAGAGCGGGGACGGGCCGACCAACCCCGCCGACCTCGTCGAGCAGCCGGCCAAGGTCATGCGGATCGGCTCGATGATCAAGCAGCTGCTCGAGGAGGTGCGCAACGCGCCGCTCGACGAGGCGGGGCGCGCGCGGCTCGCGGAGATCCACCGGCGCTCGATCAAGGAGCTCGAGGACGGCCTGGCGCCCGAGCTCATCGAGGAGCTCGAGCGGATCGCCCTGCCCTTCAAGGAGGACGAGGCCCCGACGGACGCCGAGCTGCGGATCGCGCAGGCCCAGCTGGTCGGCTGGCTGGAGGGCCTCTTCCACGGCATCCAGACCGCGCTGTTCGCCCAGCAGATGGCGGCGCAGCAGCAGCTCGCGCAGATGCGGCGCGCGCTCCCGCCCGGCCAGGGGCCGATGGAGGGCGCCCCCGGGATGCCGGGTGGCCCGGGTCTGGCGCCGGGTGGTCCCGAGCACCGCGAGAGCGGCCCGACCGGCCAGTACCTCTAG
- a CDS encoding MFS transporter — translation MTTTAPGRLRADPDFRRYWTARLTSLTGSLVTAVAMPVLVYRISGSPGLTALTTTLEALPYLLFGLFSGVVGDRLDRKRVMVGADLANVVVIGTVPLAWWLGHLTVAHVLVAGFVAQSLFTFFDGANFGALPVLVGRERVGEANAAIWGVGGLLDLCVPAAVGLALAVLHPADLLVLDALTFLVSALLVRSIGRALSTARERAASAGFAVGARSVLADIRDGQRFLWRHAGVRSNTVIGALQSLAGAGFMALAVPWCDRVLGVGTSGWRFGVVFSMWGVGGILAAWLTPRLLRRVGTARLTLLAIPVSATAGLVVATTTTWLVAVIAMVGWGVAYQLVVINSLTYRQQVTPEHLLSRVNTAGRMLSWGIGWTVGALAAGGLANEWGVRRAMVSVVAVGVLAAAYAWLSPLRRIAHEREAAPTT, via the coding sequence GTGACGACCACCGCCCCCGGCCGGCTGCGCGCCGACCCGGACTTCCGCCGCTACTGGACGGCGCGCCTCACCTCGCTGACCGGGTCGCTCGTCACGGCCGTCGCCATGCCCGTGCTCGTCTACCGGATCAGCGGCTCGCCGGGCCTCACCGCGCTCACCACCACCCTGGAGGCGCTGCCGTACCTGCTCTTCGGCCTGTTCTCGGGCGTCGTCGGCGACCGGCTCGACCGCAAGCGCGTCATGGTGGGGGCCGACCTCGCCAACGTCGTCGTCATCGGGACGGTGCCGCTCGCGTGGTGGCTGGGTCACCTCACGGTGGCCCACGTGCTCGTGGCGGGGTTCGTCGCCCAGTCGCTCTTCACCTTCTTCGACGGCGCCAACTTCGGCGCACTGCCCGTCCTGGTCGGTCGCGAGCGGGTCGGGGAGGCGAACGCCGCGATCTGGGGCGTGGGAGGCCTGCTCGACCTGTGCGTCCCCGCCGCGGTCGGCCTCGCGCTGGCGGTCCTGCACCCGGCCGACCTGCTGGTGCTGGACGCCCTCACCTTCCTCGTGTCGGCCCTGCTCGTCCGGTCGATCGGCCGCGCCCTGTCCACCGCCCGCGAGCGAGCCGCCTCGGCCGGGTTCGCGGTCGGCGCCCGGTCGGTCCTCGCCGACATCCGCGACGGCCAGCGGTTCCTGTGGCGGCACGCGGGCGTGCGGTCCAACACGGTCATCGGGGCGCTGCAGTCGCTGGCCGGCGCCGGCTTCATGGCGCTCGCCGTGCCGTGGTGCGACCGGGTGCTCGGCGTCGGAACCAGCGGGTGGCGGTTCGGCGTCGTCTTCAGCATGTGGGGCGTCGGCGGCATCCTCGCCGCCTGGCTGACGCCCCGGCTGCTGCGGCGGGTGGGGACCGCCCGGCTCACGCTGCTCGCGATCCCCGTGTCGGCCACGGCCGGCCTCGTCGTCGCGACGACGACCACGTGGCTCGTCGCGGTCATCGCGATGGTCGGCTGGGGTGTGGCATACCAGCTCGTCGTCATCAACTCCCTGACCTACCGCCAGCAGGTCACGCCGGAGCACCTGCTCAGCCGGGTCAACACCGCCGGCCGGATGCTCTCCTGGGGCATCGGCTGGACGGTCGGTGCGCTCGCCGCGGGAGGCTTGGCCAACGAGTGGGGCGTGCGCCGCGCGATGGTGAGCGTCGTCGCCGTCGGCGTGCTCGCCGCGGCATACGCCTGGCTCTCGCCGCTGCGCCGCATAGCCCACGAGCGTGAAGCGGCGCCCACCACCTGA
- a CDS encoding DUF6498-containing protein has product MLLRLLGLQALGSLAATLPPRAARSATLLVLVLANATPLWAVATGRWGAGDVLVVFWLENVAVGVWTLVRIGTALGALAPTRSGAPAMAFTGGPAIAIPAVAARVFFMGFFCLHYGAFTLAHGIFTWRLAHRIGTTGSVGGYLLVLLALVASHGVATGVHWFARGERLTTGPQQAMAQPYGRVVVLHVVVLGSAFLIARDGAGLDTGGPVVGATAVLPAVALVVLKTLIDAGLHLRAHRVAEVPAPLTVPVA; this is encoded by the coding sequence ATGCTGTTGCGCCTGCTGGGCCTGCAGGCCCTGGGGTCGCTCGCCGCCACGCTGCCGCCGCGGGCGGCGCGGTCGGCCACGCTGCTCGTCCTCGTGCTCGCCAACGCCACCCCGCTGTGGGCCGTTGCCACCGGGCGCTGGGGTGCCGGCGACGTCCTCGTGGTCTTCTGGCTCGAGAACGTCGCGGTCGGGGTGTGGACGCTGGTCCGTATCGGGACCGCTCTGGGTGCTCTCGCCCCCACGCGCAGCGGTGCCCCGGCCATGGCCTTCACGGGCGGGCCGGCGATCGCGATCCCCGCGGTGGCGGCGCGGGTCTTCTTCATGGGGTTCTTCTGCCTGCACTACGGCGCGTTCACGCTGGCGCACGGAATCTTCACCTGGCGGCTCGCGCACCGCATCGGGACGACCGGCAGCGTCGGCGGGTACCTCCTCGTCCTGCTCGCGCTGGTCGCCAGCCACGGCGTGGCGACGGGCGTGCACTGGTTCGCGCGCGGCGAACGGCTGACGACCGGGCCCCAGCAGGCGATGGCCCAGCCGTACGGCCGCGTCGTGGTGCTGCACGTCGTCGTCCTCGGCAGCGCGTTCCTCATCGCCCGTGACGGGGCCGGGCTCGACACCGGCGGCCCCGTCGTCGGGGCGACCGCGGTGCTGCCGGCCGTCGCGCTCGTGGTCCTCAAGACCCTCATCGACGCGGGGCTCCACCTGCGCGCCCACCGGGTGGCGGAGGTGCCGGCACCGCTCACCGTCCCCGTGGCCTGA
- a CDS encoding DUF1304 domain-containing protein — MSVLATVLVTLVALVHVYIVVLEMALWTTPRGRAAFGLTPEFAEATRTLAGNQGLYNGFLAAGLVWSLVGPEHLRFGFAVFFLLCVVVAGLYGAATASRRILLVQALPGALALAAVLLAG, encoded by the coding sequence CGTGGCCCTGGTCCACGTCTACATCGTGGTGCTGGAGATGGCGCTGTGGACGACCCCGCGCGGTCGTGCGGCGTTCGGCCTCACGCCCGAGTTCGCCGAGGCGACCCGCACGCTGGCGGGCAACCAGGGCCTCTACAACGGCTTCCTCGCGGCCGGGCTCGTCTGGAGCCTCGTGGGGCCGGAGCACCTGCGCTTCGGGTTCGCCGTCTTCTTCCTGCTCTGCGTCGTCGTGGCCGGGCTGTACGGCGCGGCCACCGCGAGCCGGCGCATCCTGCTCGTGCAGGCCCTGCCGGGCGCCCTGGCGCTGGCCGCCGTCCTCCTCGCCGGCTGA